From Piliocolobus tephrosceles isolate RC106 chromosome 16, ASM277652v3, whole genome shotgun sequence, the proteins below share one genomic window:
- the ABHD15 gene encoding protein ABHD15: protein MPLWGAALALILAVLALLGPRLLGPWGRAVGERNLPGVQDRDDEEADGGGPADQFSDGSEPLPGGCSLVCKPSALAQCLLRALRRSAALEPGPRSWLSGPHVQTLCHFVLPVVPGPEMAREYLQLADDGLVALDWVVGPCVRGRRITSAGGLPAVLLVIPNAWGRLTRNVLGLCLLALERGYYPVIFHRRGHHGCPLVSPRLQPFGDPSDLKEAVTYIRFRHPASPLFAVSEGSGSALLLSYLGECGSSSYVTGAACISPVLRCREWFETGLPWPYERGFLLHQKITLSRYATALEDTVDTSRLFRSRSLREFEEALFCHTKSFPISWDTYWDRNDPLRDVDEAAVPVLCICSADDPVCGPPDHTLTTELFHSNPYFFLLLSRHGGHCGFLRQEPLPAWSHEVILESFRALTEFFRMEERMKGLSRHRASFLGSRRRGGALQRREVSSSSNLEEIFSWKRSYTR from the exons ATGCCGCTGTGGGGCGCCGCCCTCGCGCTCATCTTGGCTGTGCTCGCCCTGCTCGGCCCGCGGCTCCTGGGACCCTGGGGGCGCGCCGTCGGAGAGAGGAACCTGCCGGGGGTCCAAGACCGGGACGACGAGGAGGCGGACGGCGGAGGCCCCGCGGACCAGTTCAGTGACGGGAGCGAGCCACTGCCGGGCGGGTGCAGCCTTGTCTGCAAGCCGTCGGCCCTAGCCCAGTGCCTGCTGCGCGCGCTGCGGCGCTCGGCGGCGCTGGAGCCCGGCCCGCGCTCTTGGCTCTCCGGGCCCCACGTGCAGACCCTCTGCCACTTCGTCCTGCCCGTGGTGCCTGGGCCTGAGATGGCCCGGGAGTACCTGCAGTTGGCGGACGATGGGCTAGTGGCCCTGGACTGGGTGGTGGGACCTTGTGTTAGGGGCCGCCGGATCACCAGCGCCGGGGGCCTTCCTGCGGTGCTTCTGGTGATCCCCAATGCGTGGGGTCGCCTCACCCGCAACGTGCTCGGCCTCTGCTTGCTCGCCCTGGAGCGCGGCTACTACCCGGTCATCTTCCATCGTCGCGGCCACCACGGCTGCCCACTGGTCAGCCCCCGGCTGCAGCCTTTCGGGGACCCGTCCGACCTCAAGGAGGCGGTCACATACATCCGCTTCCGACACCCGGCGTCGCCGCTGTTCGCGGTGAGTGAAGGCTCGGGCTCGGCGCTGCTACTGTCCTACCTGGGTGAGTGCGGCTCCTCCAGCTACGTGACAGGCGCCGCCTGCATCTCGCCCGTGCTGCGCTGCCGCGAGTGGTTCGAGACCGGCCTACCCTGGCCCTACGAGCGGGGCTTTCTGCTCCACCAGAAGATCACTCTCAGCAG GTATGCCACAGCCCTGGAGGACACTGTGGACACCAGCAGACTGTTCAGGAGCCGTTCCCTTCGAGAGTTTGAGGAGGCTCTCTTCTGCCACACCAAAAGCTTCCCCATCAGCTGGGATACCTACTGGGACCGCAACGACCCCCTCCGGGATGTGGACGAGGCGGCTGTGCCTGTGCTATGTATCTGCAGTGCTGACGACCCCGTGTGTGGACCCCCAGACCACACTCTGACCACTGAACTCTTCCACAGCAACCCCTActtcttcctcctgctcagtCGCCACGGAGGCCACTGTGGCTTCCTGCGCCAGGAGCCCTTGCCAGCCTGGAGCCACGAGGTCATCTTGGAGTCCTTCCGGGCCTTGACTGAGTTCTTCCGGATGGAGGAGAGGATGAAAGGGCTGAGCAGGCACAGAGCTTCCTTCCTTGGGAGCCGTCGTCGCGGGGGAGCCTTGCAGAGGCGAGAGGTCTCTTCCTCTTCCAACCTGGAGGAGATCTTTAGCTGGAAGCGATCATACACAAGATGA